The genomic DNA TCGTGCCGGGCCTGTTGCAGACCGCGGAATACGCCGCCGCCAAGTTGAAGCGCGGCATCGAATTCCACCAGGTGCCCGACGACCTCGACGAAGCCGTCGCCAAGCGCATGGAGCGACAGCGCGTCCTGTATCGGCGCGACCATCTGTTCCACTTCGTGATCGCCGAGCAGGCCCTGCGGACCACGGTGGGAGACGACGAGGTGATGGAAGGTCAGCTCGATCGGCTGTCCTCGCTCATCGGGATGCCCCGGGTGACGATCGGGATCGTGCCCGCCACCGCCGAGGCCCTCGTCGTCTCCACCAATTTCGTGATGTTCGACAACCAGATGGTGATGGTGGAGGGCACTGCCGCCGAGCTGACCATCACGCAGCCACGCGAGATCGCCGTCTACGGGCGGGCGTTCGATCTTCTCGCGGGCCAAGCGGTGAGCGGGAAGCGGGCGCGCGAACTGATCGGCCGGGTATCGCGAGACCGTTCCCGGAGCTGACCGGGATCGCCTATCTGAGCCGATGGTCCAGCAGTGCCTGCCAAGCCTCCTGCCACGGGAAGGCTTCCACGCGCCGCTTCCCTGTCCCCGGTTCGTGCTGATCGTCGAACTGGTCGCCGACGAGCACGCTCACTCCCCAATCCGACAGCTTGAAGATGGCTTCCTGTATCGCGGGAAAGCTCATCTGCGCCGTGTTGGAGAACGGCACGGCGACCACCGGCAGGCCCTTGCCGACCGCTTCCACCAGCAGCCCCAGCGGCAGGGTGTCCGAGATTCCGGCAGCCCATTTGGCCAGCGAATTACAGGTGACGGGGGCCGCGATCATGGCGTCGGCGGGCGGCAGCACATCGGGAGTGCCCGGATCCTTGTACCGGCTGCGCACCACGTGGCCGGTCGTCTCTTCGAGCGCCCGCACATCGATGAACTTCAGGCCGTCCGGGGAGGATACGATGCACACCTCCCAGCCTGCCGACTGAGCGAGTTCCACCAATTTTCCGACATCGCGCGCCGCTGGTGAACCGGTGACGATGATGTAGAGCACGGGCGCTTTCGGATCGTTCATGCTGCCATCGTCCCAGTTCCGGCCGGACGCTAATCGGTGGAAATGGTGTGCTGGATTCGTATTTCACCGGGACTCGGGGTTTTCCCTGAGCCCTGCCCCAGCCCCGGTGCCGACATTTCCACCGAATCACCGGCAGACAGTGACCTTTCCGGCCGCATGCAGCAGAGTGGTTGTTCGTGCGCGCACGACGCGAGGTGCCGGGGGTCGCGGCTCGTGGTGTGGGCGCGCGGCTCGCTCGCCGGTCACGGTGGGGCACATCCCCTGCGGGGGAAGGCGGGCGTAACGTCCGCCGAGGATCGAAAGGACAGAGAAGGTGAATTCGACGACCCGTTCCGAGCAGACTCGGCGCCGAGTGGCCCGGGTGGCCATGGCAGGCGCGCTCGCCGCCATCCCGTTGACCGCGTTGGCGGTTCCCGCGTCGGCGCAGCCGACGGTTCCCGGCATGACCGAGGTCAGGCACGGCCACCACGATCGTGACCGGTTCGGCTGTGACGCGCCGGGGCGCTGGGACGACTGGGCCCACTCGCCGGGCCACCGGGACGACTGCAAGCACTGGGACGACCCGCACGTGCAGTTCTTCCACCATCACCGGCCGGCCGGAATCTTCTTCGGCAGCAGCTAGTCGGTGGTGAGGCGGTCCGGCACTGCGCCGGGCCGTCTTCCGGTCATTCGATTTCGGCCGCGCGCACTTCGCCCCAGTCGATGGCATCGACGAGGCGTTGGTGGTCCGCGGCGGTCCGGTCGGCGTAGGAGAGGGCGAAAGCGCCCATCGCACGGTCGAAGCTGTCGCTCTTGCCCAGATAGGTGGCT from Nocardia higoensis includes the following:
- a CDS encoding helix-turn-helix domain-containing protein, whose amino-acid sequence is MTDNVHNARAVLGAKLRELRVAARLTNRKLAQLAGWHESKVSKIEFARIKPSDEDIRAYCRHCDAEDQLPDLLATLHTIDVAYLEWRKILGTGVRRRQQKSLRLEATAAVIRDYQPQIVPGLLQTAEYAAAKLKRGIEFHQVPDDLDEAVAKRMERQRVLYRRDHLFHFVIAEQALRTTVGDDEVMEGQLDRLSSLIGMPRVTIGIVPATAEALVVSTNFVMFDNQMVMVEGTAAELTITQPREIAVYGRAFDLLAGQAVSGKRARELIGRVSRDRSRS
- a CDS encoding flavoprotein, translating into MNDPKAPVLYIIVTGSPAARDVGKLVELAQSAGWEVCIVSSPDGLKFIDVRALEETTGHVVRSRYKDPGTPDVLPPADAMIAAPVTCNSLAKWAAGISDTLPLGLLVEAVGKGLPVVAVPFSNTAQMSFPAIQEAIFKLSDWGVSVLVGDQFDDQHEPGTGKRRVEAFPWQEAWQALLDHRLR